From a single Balearica regulorum gibbericeps isolate bBalReg1 chromosome 11, bBalReg1.pri, whole genome shotgun sequence genomic region:
- the GJB1 gene encoding gap junction beta-1 protein: MNWAGLYTVLSGVNRHSTAIGRIWLSVIFIFRIMVLVVAAESVWGDEKSAFTCNTQQPGCNSVCYDHFFPISHIRLWALQLILVTTPALLVAMHVAYQQHQEKKLLVLTGHADPKHMEEVKKHKMRISGSLWWTYVCSVVFRLLFEAVFMYIFYMLYPGYQMVRLVKCEAYPCPNTVDCFISRPTEKTIFTVFMLVTSSICIILNMAELVYLVVRACARRGQHSSNPPSVKGSFYGHKLSSEYKQNEINQLLTEQDGSLKDMLRRNPGLQEKGDRCSAC; this comes from the coding sequence ATGAACTGGGCTGGCCTCTACACAGTGCTGAGCGGGGTGAACCGCCACTCCACTGCCATTGGGCGCATCTGGCTCTCTGTCATCTTCATCTTCCGGATAatggtgctggtggtggcagcTGAGAGCGTCTGGGGGGATGAGAAATCTGCCTTCACTTGCAACAcccagcagcctggctgcaACAGCGTCTGCTATGACCACTTCTTCCCCATTTCCCACATCCGTCTGTGGGCCCTGCAGCTCATCCTTGTCACCACGCCAGCCCTCCTTGTGGCCATGCACGTGGCctaccagcagcaccaggagaaGAAGCTGCTGGTACTGACAGGGCATGCAGACCCCAAGCACATGGAGGAGGTGAAGAAGCACAAGATGCGTATATCAGGTTCACTGTGGTGGACATATGTCTGCAGTGTGGTCTTCAGGCTGCTCTTCGAGGCTGTATTCATGTACATCTTCTACATGCTCTACCCGGGCTACCAGATGGTGCGGCTGGTCAAGTGTGAGGCTTACCCCTGCCCCAACACTGTTGACTGCTTCATCTCCCGGCCCACTGAGAAGACCATCTTCACTGTCTTCATGTTGGTCACCTCCAGCATCTGCATCATCCTCAACATGGCAGAGCTGGTCTACCTGGTGGTGCGGGCCTGTGCCCGCCGAGGCCAACACAGCTCCAATCCCCCATCGGTGAAAGGCTCCTTCTACGGGCACAAGCTCTCCTCTGAGTATAAGCAGAATGAGATCAACCAGCTGCTGACAGAGCAGGATGGCTCCCTCAAGGACATGCTGCGCCGCAaccctgggctgcaggagaagggTGACCGCTGCTCTGCCTGCTAG
- the LOC104636720 gene encoding gap junction alpha-3 protein has translation MGDWSLLGRLLESAQEHSTVVGKVWLTVLFVFRILVLGAAAERVWGDELSGFSCDTQQPGCQNACYDSTFPISHLRFWVLQIIFVSTPSLVYLGHILHLVHLEEKAQQQTVTRASSGARRQRPRQPQLPAGDTRGQVCMRGAILRTYVCNVIFKALLEVGFIVGQYALYGFQLKPLYTCSRWPCPNTVNCYISRPTEKTIFILFMLGVACVSLLLNLVEIYHLGLTKCRQGPGPKSCILPSPGGPAGPRSNCVILPSSGSTMAAGRPPHGLAPLGKAGAWLGVASGSYGKVRAADLAV, from the coding sequence ATGGGGGACTGGAGCCTGCTGGGGCGGCTGCTGGAGAGTGCCCAGGAGCACTCCACAGTGGTGGGGAAGGTCTGGCTCACCGTCCTGTTCGTCTTTCGCATCCTGGTGCTGGGGGCAGCTGCTGAGCGGGTCTGGGGTGACGAGCTGTCTGGCTTCTCCTGCGATacacagcagcctggctgccagAATGCCTGCTATGACAGCACCTTCCCTATCTCCCACCTCCGCTTCTGGGTCCTGCAGATTATCTTCGTCTCTACTCCCAGCCTCGTGTACCTGGGCCACATCCTGCACCTGGTGCATCTGGAGGAGAAGGCGCAGCAGCAAACAGTGACACGGGCCAGCAGTGGGGCCAGGCGGCAGCgccccaggcagccccagctccctgcaggggACACACGGGGACAGGTTTGCATGCGGGGGGCCATCCTGAGGACGTACGTCTGCAATGTCATCTTCAAGGCTCTCTTGGAAGTGGGCTTCATTGTTGGCCAGTACGCCTTGTATGGGTTCCAGCTGAAGCCCCTCTACACCTGCAGCCGCTGGCCCTGCCCCAATACCGTCAACTGCTACATCTCCCGGCCCACTGAGAAGACCATCTTCATCCTCTTCATGCTGGGGGTGGCCTGTGTGTCCCTGCTGCTTAACCTGGTGGAGATCTACCACCTGGGTCTCACCAAGTGCCGGCAGGGTCCAGGCCCCAAGTCCTGCATCCTGCCCAGTCCTGGTGGCCCTGCAGGGCCCCGCAGCAACTGTGTCATCCTGCCCAGCAGTGGCAGCACCATGGCTGCTGGTAGACCCCCCCATGGCCTAGCACCCCTGGGGAAGGCGGGTGCATGGCTGGGGGTAGCCAGTGGGTCCTATGGGAAGGTGCGAGCAGCAGACCTGGCAGTGTGA